The Candidatus Thorarchaeota archaeon genome includes the window GATAGTTTCTTCGTTCATGAACCTTCTTGCAGGCTTGGCATTGCAGAAGGTGCTACATGGTGCACTGCCGGGATCCGCGTACATACTGAGTGCTCTGGCCGGAAGAGCTGCAAGCCTAGTCGGAGCGAGTGTTTCGTGGGCCCAGCCATGGATTAGAGCAGCTCTTGCGGCATCCGCAGCCATACTCTTCGTATCGCTGATCGATTTTATAATAGTGACAGCATACACCTTGCTGTGATTTGACGCTGGTGCATTCCTTGACCGAAGAGACGACCTCGTCGAAAGGCGAGTATTATCTCCAGTTCCCACGACTAGCTACGTATCTCAGAATGGCCTCAGTATCAGCAGTCATCATCGGAATCCTCTATCTGGTGGTCACAGCGGTTGGTATGCCTCCAGTCAATACTGGAGTTATGGCCAGCCTGTTCTCTATTGCATTCATCATTGTTGCGGGGATACTCATGTTCCTCGAAATAATGATCCTAGCCACATCGTTGACTCTGAGTCTTTGGCGTTCCGCTGCGATTGTCTGGGTTGCTTCAAAGACTGAGGGCGAACCCTCCCCTTCAGACATCGACCTGCTGAGGAAGGCGACCACAACACCATACAGAAACGTGCAAACAGTATTGCCTTTCCTTGCCGTGTCGCTAGTGCTGACACTCCTTTCCTTGCCGATTGCCAAGTCAGTCATCTCTTCCTTCGAGTTCGGTCTGGTTGATGCTGTACTGGGAATGACATCCGTCTGTATCGGTCTCAATATGCTAATAGAATACAGTCATGTTCGCCTTGAGCACAAGTACGCGCACATGCCGGATTCGGACTTGGCTCAGGCGCTTGCTCTGATAGAACCTGCTCCCGTACCACTAGGAATCAGCGAAGTACTTGACGCCCCAGCGCCCGACAGAGTTCCGAGATGGCTTGCTGTCATCACCATTGTGATTGTCTCCCTCTGGAGCCTTACTGCTATCATGCTTCTCGTTCTATGACCGGTCTCTCGTGTGCAGACGGTAGCAGACGCACGGCAGGAGCATCGCCCTCGAAGGCACTCCCTGCCGGAAACATGTGGATACTTGACATATTCTCTGCATCGGGGTTGGCCGCCTCCGTCACCCCGACTGCATCGACCACACCACATATGCATCACCCAAGACCACGACGCGACCTACCGATAGGATTCGGATCACCTTAGAGAACGCTCAACTGGAGAGGTAAGGCATTCACCGCGTTAGGAATAGGGCGCGTCACAGCGGCCGAGTTTGTCAGAGTGTTTCGTGCGGACCTCATTGTCGAAGATGCCACGGAACAGTGTCATTCTGTTGGCTCGGTACTCACTCTGAAGGTGCCCAAGGTACCGTGAGTGCCATGCGATGGGCAGACCACATGGAACTCTAGAACAGGGCGATTCCGAGTGGGGGTATTGAGAGAATGAGCACAACCATCGCGACGACAAACACAAACGCGCGAAAGCCCGATATCGGTACCGTGTCATTAAGCGGACCGGGGTGCTCTCCTCCCTGAGAGAGAAGAATCACCAGGATGGCCATCAGGAAGAAACCCATCAGAGCCATCAATGCGATTGCGAAGTACCCGATGTACTTGTGTGTGCGTGAAGGAACAAGTGCTCTGAGTGCGTGGCCTCCATCAAGCTGACTGGTTGGAAACAGGTTGAGAGCTGTGACAAGGCATCCCACCCATGCGGCATACCCGACAGGGTGGAGATAGAGTGTTCCGCCCGCAGGAATCATGTCCGAGTATAGCATCTCCAGCAGGATGAAGATGGCTGGGACAGGCAGAGACCCGGTCATGTCCGGAAAGGCCTCATCGACTGCGGCCAGTTGCTCTGCGGTGACTGGCACCGAGAGGATGAATCCGACGAATAGTGCTACAAGGGTCACCGCAAAGCCAGCCAGTGGCCCGGCAACTCCGAGGTCAAAGAGTTCCGTGCGACTCTTTGGAGGACTCTTCTGACGTATGAATGCACCAAAAGTCCCACCCAGCTCTGGCAGGCCCGGTATGAAGTAGGGCAGAGTGGCCTCAATCTTCCGTTTCTTCGCGGTGAGATAGTGACCCATCTCGTGAGTGAAAAAGATGCCCATTATGGATGCGATGAAGACTATAGTCACCAGGGCAATGTCAAAGACTGTATAGCCATTAGGATAGAAGAGAGTCAGAAAGACAGGGTTGGACGCCTGTAGAAAGCCTCCGAAAGCGATGGTCCCAAGGGTGGCCACGAACAGCGCGTAGTTGATTCTGACATCTGAGCTTGGCTCCTTCTGAATGGGTACGAATCGTGCGACGTAGAGGCCTTCTTCTTTCCTGTACCATCGCACCACCGGCCAGACCTTGAGAGCCTCGGCCTGAGAGTCCAGCTTGGCAAAGACCGCCCTCTGTACTTCCGCTGTGGGAAGATCATGACCG containing:
- a CDS encoding site-2 protease family protein, with product MSYDEPQYTPVISYPTFSELMSILSENFEVLQSVVEYGMPVFVFRWYGHDLPTAEVQRAVFAKLDSQAEALKVWPVVRWYRKEEGLYVARFVPIQKEPSSDVRINYALFVATLGTIAFGGFLQASNPVFLTLFYPNGYTVFDIALVTIVFIASIMGIFFTHEMGHYLTAKKRKIEATLPYFIPGLPELGGTFGAFIRQKSPPKSRTELFDLGVAGPLAGFAVTLVALFVGFILSVPVTAEQLAAVDEAFPDMTGSLPVPAIFILLEMLYSDMIPAGGTLYLHPVGYAAWVGCLVTALNLFPTSQLDGGHALRALVPSRTHKYIGYFAIALMALMGFFLMAILVILLSQGGEHPGPLNDTVPISGFRAFVFVVAMVVLILSIPPLGIALF